CACCTCCGTAAACTGACTCTGCTTCTTTTTAACATATACGGCACCCCACATATTATATTTgtatatcattaattaattatattgcaATTGTACACTTGTGTAGAATTATATGAACAAAAGTCCATAATAAACATGAATAATTTGTTGCAAGCTCTTATGGGACATGAGATGAGCGGAATCTTGAATTCTCCAGTTATTTATTGTTAAATGTGGGTGAGAAACTGCCTTATATCATCATatcttctttgtttttattgaaaaagaattcttttaataatttattttataggttTGATTAACAAGTTACAAAAGGAAAGTTTTTATACAAGTTACAAAAGGAAAGTTTTATTGAAAATAcaagggttttttttttcaatacattttaaatatatattgaatactttaaaaactttaaaaagtTACTATTCTTATCTGCATAACAAGTGCCCTTTTGTTAGCTAATTccttaatttatttatctttgtaCTGCACTGCCATATATTCAGTGATAATATTCAACGGATTAGTATCCAGTTGGAAGTTGATACCCCAACTCTCAAAGACATGTAGTAGTGAAccatgttctaagatatcagCATTTGAATTTTCCACCTGCTTTTAATTGTTATCTGTTTGTTATTTTCCATAGTTTGCTTCTCATCCCACTTATTAAACAGATAAGGATTTGAACTATGATGATTTGGCATCTGGGCTAAAGGCAGCTCTTCAAAATGATAAATCTGCGTTTGATGCTGACCGCCTGCAGAAGTACACTGGTAAGCATTTTTGTGTAAATGGCAATTCTGTTAAGGACTTTATCTTTAGTTTAGctcaaatttttattatcagtTGAAATTAAGGCTTGTTGAAATCCTAGATTTTGTCATGTCAtgtgaaaaattaaatttcagttGTTGTCCATGTACAACAATTTTAAGCAAACTCACAGATGCTATGCTAATAATTGCCTTCGACCTACCAGTATTATATGAACAAAGACTTCAAAGTATTTTGTTCTTGTCTCCATTGCTGACTACCTGTAAGGGACATGCAACTGCTTTTCAGTTCtagtattttgaaaaaatgagaTATGTGTCTGTGTTGAAGTCTAGCCTCATTGGTATTTGCTCACTTCCAGTTAGAAAATTGTTTCCCAAAAAAAGCAGTGACAAAATCACTTTGTAACGTTAGGTACACAGCTACGTGAGCTTTTGAAGTGGCCTAGACCTCTTCCTTTGGAAGATGAACGTGTTCGGTTACTTCACGAGgtaatttatatttgttgtgTTTTCCCCCTCCATCAATCTATGGTATAAGCATGTCTTGAAGCTTAATAACCATTGTGTAAACCCTCGCATTGCTAGGTTGGAATTGAATTGGAAAGGAGTTTTGATGGAAAAGCATGTAATCTTGTGGACAGATGCGGAAAATCAGCTTTGAATCTTGTTGCTCTTGTTGCGCGCCATTTTCCTGGTACAATAAGCTTCTTTTCCCACGATAACTTTCATGGTTCAAGTTCTCAAATAcataattactattttttttggttgaagTTTCTATGGGCTGTGTTGAGTGTAAAAATTGCTTCTTTAACCCCAAATTTGAAATGTGCTAGGCTTTAGAGACCATTCAGTATACAAAGGCCGCCAGGTATTCTTGTATAAAAGAGCTCAGATATTTGCGGCAGATTTATGGGGTGCATTTAGGGGTCAAGGGTATGGTGAATTCAAAGACATCAGCTCTCTAACTATAATGGCAGACTATATCGTCCCGGCGGTGCTGCGGCAACTTGGTGTTCTAAAATATAGCCCAGCACTTGCCAGTACCATTGATTCTAGTGGAGAAATAGGTCCGGGGACTGAGGAGGAAGTTGAACTCCGGGCTTGCTCTGTACATGCTGTGGAGAAAATGAGGGAGCTGATAAGTAAAAAGTTAGGAAGACAGGTGAGTTCTGCTTCTCCCATTCATAACCCATTTCAATTCATGTAATTTAACATTCACAATTGTTGTTCTTTTCTCCTTCAATTATGTTTCTGACTTAAATATTTGCTCATTTCTATTTCAGGTTCTCAGTGTGGAACTGGACCTTTGGCTCTGGGCCTCTGGTGTTCAGTGCGCAACCCTGCAGCACCACCGAACACTCTCAATATATTATTGAGTACTTGATATATGGGTAACTAGTAATGAACAGTTCAGTTGTAAGACCAAAAACTGACTATGGTTTAGGGTAATGTCTTAAGAATATGTGAATATCTAAATTTTGGAACTAGCTTTTGTAACCTTTGAAGTGCTTGACAATCAATTTACTTGTGCTTTGTTTTATATAAATGACAGAGAAATATTTAATCAGGTGCCGTCTAAATTATGAACTgttattgttttgaattttaagaCTTTAAACAGGGTGGTTTTGAACAAGAAGGAATGGCAATGTTAGTGCTTGCTAATTGATGTTTGATTTTTGGTAAATTTGGCTGTTCTTAGCATTGGTGTTCTTTGAAGATTCATCAGATGCCTTTGCTTTTTGTtgaatgttgaatcaaatcattgttAAGCTTGCATAAACGACTTTGCTTATGGAATTGCTTTTTACTTTTTGAAATTGTAGGAATTGAGTAAAATATACACCCTTATGAGGCCGAAGTCGAGtagcaaattttatatttttctctgAAGATATATGGCCGTCACTTCACTTTTTTGTCCTTTGGTCATtgcttcattttttttgttcactGGAGGCCCTAAGGCCaagagtaaaacaaaaaaaaaaaagactaacGGGGAAAGGAAACCCCACATCTACAGCAAATACAATTAGAAAGGTTTCCTGAGGATGAACCAAGTAGCATGCTCCCTGTCTTGGTTTAGCAGCAAGTTTGCAATGCTATTAGCTAATTGATTAGCCTCTAAATATATGTCGTACGTGCACTTGCCACTTCCTGTTGAGAAGCTTTTCGATTCTTTTAATTGGGGGGGGTTAGTGTTGAGTGGCATTTTGGAGAATTCTTTATCAAATTCACAGCTGCGTGGGAGTATGTTtctaactcaatccttctaAAGCCATTTTCCCATACTATCTCCAGTCCCTCTCGTATTGCTGCAACTTCTGCTTCTATTACCTTTGGAAAGTTCAAACGTCTGGCATATCCATATATCCAGCCACTCTCAACATTTCTAAAAACCTTAGCACAGTTAGCTTGCTCAGGATTGTCTCTTGATGCCCTATCTATATTTAGCTTGATCCAACTTTCTTGGAGTGATTGCCAAAAAATTGTCAGAGGCTTTTCATTCtaattattttctacttttttttttctgacatTCCTGATTTCTCTTgctaaatttcttattttcatctCTTTGATATGAGGGTGTTTATATTGGAATGTATGTATTCATTCCTAAATTTTCTTATAAGCCAAATTGTTGTAACAAAAATATCCTTCCATTCCGTTTCATCATCTGACCCCATGTCCATAGTTATGTTAGCGATAATCCACTCTTTCAAATCTAGATTATAAAACATGCAATATTTTGCGGCTTTACCAGGTAATTCCACTTTGGCGATGACACGGGACAGTCTCGAATAACATGAAAGAGAGTCTTAATACCATTGTCACAACTCATGCAATTGGCATTGTTCCCTCTACCCCATCTTGCAGTTCTGGAAGCCGTTAGGATAGCATTATGAGCCAACTGCCAAAGGAACACCTTCGCCCTTTGTAACTCTTTTCAATTCCAAATCAATTTTCATAATCGATCTAAGTCATGGTCGCAATGGGAAAAAATTGATAGGTATGTTTGATGGTAAACTTACCTTTAGGATCGAGTCACCAATAGAGGATATCCC
The Arachis duranensis cultivar V14167 chromosome 5, aradu.V14167.gnm2.J7QH, whole genome shotgun sequence genome window above contains:
- the LOC107487665 gene encoding uncharacterized protein LOC107487665 produces the protein MENAIPLLLRQLPLPHAPTTITIKTRETSNQGSREEPHQYQASPHCASSHLRFQLSMEDVRATTAWVATHSSHVLVDSAGIEKVVNTIDDIPKVDWDFEGIHYFDNGPLTVQYLFVLDSLNFCFWPDKDLNYDDLASGLKAALQNDKSAFDADRLQKYTGTQLRELLKWPRPLPLEDERVRLLHEVGIELERSFDGKACNLVDRCGKSALNLVALVARHFPGFRDHSVYKGRQVFLYKRAQIFAADLWGAFRGQGYGEFKDISSLTIMADYIVPAVLRQLGVLKYSPALASTIDSSGEIGPGTEEEVELRACSVHAVEKMRELISKKLGRQVLSVELDLWLWASGVQCATLQHHRTLSIYY